One Pseudomonas sp. FP1742 genomic window carries:
- a CDS encoding DUF4297 family anti-phage-associated protein: protein MTDRSAVDTIRGYFYQFDLSILSVLQLAAPDDCIEIECIEDIDIRTATDVTATQCKYYAKTEYNHSVIKDAVKHMVSHFSESLAGTKPKVLYSIKGHYLSGQEKLDDGIDVDFLKRNFLTYTKKKVTYYHHVELGLSDADLEEFLKRLSIDVWAKEFDEQFREVIGALHAIFGGTLFSAEYFYYNNALAVIRELSIRAAPADRSITRKKFLTRINTSTVLFNEWFVEKRGKRAHLAALRKEYFTELNVSPFERFFLVEIDIGSYDRGDLKDLFFEISKKWAKLSAREPTPFCPYIYVHGVTDDDLVLLKRELCTEGFKLIDGHDFQGSDFSCHSIMQKATHGNGIKIKVLNSLPNVEQTVEAITKTRCIYQFHLGSCYFDYDKPAVKHVKIQVERLSDVKSII from the coding sequence ATGACCGACAGAAGCGCTGTTGATACTATTCGAGGGTATTTTTACCAGTTCGATCTGTCCATTCTCAGCGTCTTACAGCTGGCGGCGCCGGACGATTGCATAGAGATCGAATGTATCGAGGACATCGATATCCGAACGGCGACCGATGTCACGGCTACGCAGTGCAAATATTACGCGAAGACCGAATATAACCACTCAGTCATCAAAGACGCGGTGAAGCACATGGTCTCCCATTTCAGTGAAAGTTTAGCGGGAACGAAACCAAAAGTTTTGTATTCCATTAAGGGGCATTACCTCTCCGGGCAGGAAAAATTAGATGATGGAATAGACGTCGATTTCCTTAAGAGGAATTTCCTGACCTATACGAAGAAAAAAGTTACCTACTATCATCACGTAGAATTAGGTCTCTCCGATGCCGACCTTGAGGAATTTCTAAAGCGTCTCAGTATCGACGTGTGGGCGAAAGAATTTGACGAACAATTCCGCGAAGTGATAGGAGCTCTCCACGCTATCTTTGGAGGAACACTTTTCTCTGCTGAATACTTTTACTACAACAATGCGCTAGCAGTTATCCGCGAGCTCTCAATCAGAGCTGCGCCGGCGGACCGGTCAATTACGAGAAAGAAGTTTTTGACAAGAATCAACACCTCCACTGTCCTATTCAACGAATGGTTCGTCGAAAAGAGGGGTAAGAGGGCCCACTTAGCCGCGCTTCGCAAAGAGTACTTCACGGAGCTCAACGTATCCCCGTTTGAACGCTTCTTCTTGGTAGAGATTGACATAGGCTCGTACGATCGAGGTGACCTCAAGGATTTATTCTTCGAGATTTCCAAGAAGTGGGCCAAGTTGTCCGCGCGGGAGCCTACTCCCTTCTGCCCATACATCTATGTCCATGGAGTCACAGATGACGACCTCGTTTTACTAAAGCGAGAGCTCTGCACGGAAGGATTCAAACTCATAGACGGTCACGATTTCCAGGGCTCGGATTTCAGTTGTCACTCAATCATGCAGAAGGCGACGCATGGTAATGGGATAAAAATTAAGGTTCTAAACTCACTTCCCAACGTCGAACAAACCGTGGAAGCCATAACGAAAACACGGTGTATCTATCAGTTTCACTTGGGCAGCTGCTATTTCGATTACGACAAGCCAGCGGTCAAGCACGTCAAGATACAGGTAGAACGGCTATCGGATGTCAAATCCATCATCTAA
- a CDS encoding ATP-binding protein: MHSEYKSAFPSANHIDISNLVLPYWMLNSEELEEFFLDTEANDHNQRNIFKEAIVRDRRAKFSGSEAEKQKIHLDTPIVFDIKEVLAYAVAKNEEMVDTGEVYASSNKEKGGQPKYTQGSLYGKLTNFVNRLENKVNDSRLDFFLGEKSKTITFEETLKKLLGYTSQSESNVTVIDLSGVPFEVLSITVSLISRLIFEHGYIYKRIRCAKDPNEKVNNDVPILLVYEEAHKYVPNSDLSKYRSSKVSIERIAKEGRKYGVTLLLASQRPSEISETIFSQCSNFIAMRLTNPADQGYVKKLLPDSLGSLIDKMTSFRQGEALLVGESIILPSIVQIEPCADAPSSNDIPYWQLWKEEWRAMDFATIKAEWYK, encoded by the coding sequence ATCCACTCTGAGTATAAGTCGGCATTCCCCTCCGCAAACCATATCGATATCTCGAATCTCGTCTTGCCATATTGGATGCTGAATAGTGAAGAGCTGGAAGAGTTCTTTCTCGACACCGAAGCTAACGATCATAACCAGAGGAACATCTTCAAGGAAGCGATCGTTAGGGATCGACGCGCAAAATTCAGTGGCTCCGAAGCCGAAAAACAAAAGATCCACCTCGACACGCCTATTGTTTTCGACATTAAAGAGGTGCTTGCGTATGCAGTCGCAAAAAACGAAGAGATGGTCGATACTGGAGAAGTCTACGCGTCTAGCAACAAGGAAAAGGGCGGGCAGCCTAAATATACTCAGGGTAGCCTCTACGGGAAGTTGACCAACTTCGTGAATAGACTAGAGAATAAGGTGAACGACAGTAGGCTCGATTTTTTTCTAGGTGAAAAATCAAAAACTATCACGTTCGAAGAGACACTAAAAAAGCTGCTTGGGTACACTTCGCAAAGCGAGTCGAACGTTACCGTTATTGATCTTAGCGGAGTTCCGTTCGAGGTTCTGAGCATAACAGTCTCACTTATTTCGCGCCTAATTTTCGAACATGGATACATTTACAAACGAATCCGTTGCGCCAAGGATCCCAACGAAAAGGTCAACAACGACGTACCAATTCTGCTTGTGTACGAGGAGGCGCACAAGTATGTGCCTAACAGCGACCTTTCCAAGTATCGTTCATCAAAAGTCTCCATTGAGCGTATTGCGAAGGAGGGGCGGAAGTATGGTGTCACCTTGTTGCTAGCGAGTCAGCGTCCATCCGAAATATCAGAAACGATCTTTTCTCAGTGCAGCAACTTCATTGCGATGCGCCTTACTAATCCTGCAGACCAAGGGTACGTGAAGAAGCTACTTCCGGACTCGCTTGGCTCGCTGATCGACAAAATGACATCGTTCCGGCAGGGGGAAGCTTTACTAGTAGGTGAATCCATCATACTTCCGTCAATTGTCCAGATCGAACCGTGTGCTGACGCACCATCCTCAAACGACATCCCCTACTGGCAGCTCTGGAAGGAAGAGTGGAGAGCCATGGACTTCGCGACAATCAAGGCCGAGTGGTACAAGTAA
- a CDS encoding helicase HerA domain-containing protein — MEYAKEEEQINAQVIAVFPDKVRIVVDDLEDFKVAEESLKVGSYVKIADNENAILIAIIENFQISVSTHGKRDYIIEAFPLGILRDGKFERGGDSLAIPPKEVQPATIADIKKIYEDSVPKETRFLFSTLASNENVPVPVNGNKFFNKHIAVVGSTGSGKSHTLATIIQRAVKGKTATFHLITRT; from the coding sequence ATGGAATACGCAAAGGAAGAAGAGCAAATCAACGCCCAAGTGATCGCGGTCTTCCCCGACAAGGTGCGTATTGTTGTAGATGACCTCGAAGATTTTAAGGTGGCGGAAGAATCCTTAAAAGTCGGTTCTTATGTCAAGATTGCGGACAACGAGAACGCAATCCTTATAGCAATTATCGAGAACTTCCAGATCTCCGTCAGCACGCATGGGAAGCGAGATTATATAATCGAAGCTTTTCCCCTTGGTATCTTGAGGGACGGCAAATTCGAACGCGGCGGCGATTCGCTCGCAATTCCTCCGAAGGAAGTGCAGCCGGCGACCATCGCCGACATTAAGAAGATTTACGAGGACTCGGTTCCGAAAGAAACAAGATTTCTATTTTCGACTCTAGCTTCGAACGAGAACGTGCCTGTGCCCGTGAACGGAAATAAATTCTTCAATAAGCATATAGCTGTGGTCGGTTCCACCGGCTCCGGCAAATCGCATACCCTGGCTACAATTATTCAGAGAGCTGTAAAAGGAAAGACGGCGACTTTTCACTTAATAACTCGCACGTAA